CTAAACCAGTAACGTTGTCGTCATAGTCAGAGCAAACGCGCTCGGTTTCCACCTTCAACCCCCGCGCACATCTTGCCAGTTGGCGAGGAGACCAATCAGCCAGCTCGCGTTTTCTTATCGCACCGGGCGATCAATAAGTCCCGGGAGTAGGAAGGAATCCGCTCTACTCAACTCGGTGAACGCTGGATTCCGCGGGGGATCAAGTAGCTACTCTACCCTCTTTTAACATATTACAGAGAAGGGATTGCTCCTGAATACACACACCCTCACATAAACAGTGCGCCAACCAGTAGTGGGTGTAGTAGAAGTAATAGGTGGGAGATTTTCTCGGTGAGAGAACAGTCCGGCCACGATACGCTGATAAAGGTTAATTTTCTAGGAGAATATGAGCGTCGTTGAGCCTTATGAAGTGGCATTGCGCCGAAGGTTGTGTGGGTAAATGGATATAGAGGATGGTAAAACTGAGCCAGGGGAATAGAAAGAGTGATAGTCATACACTCAATACTATATTATACTTACTACATACACTTGTATGTATATGTGGCCCAGGTACATGTAATGTAATTTAGCTTTGCCGGAGTTACAGTGCCAGTGTGCGGTTGCCGCATGTCCGGTTTTCGCAGTTATCCATATTCCTGCGCGCGGTTTTCTGCGCGCTTAAACTAAACGCATGCGTATTCACAATCTTTTTGTTCCAGTCCTGACAATTGCTCGGACAGAATAAGATGTGTTTGTGGTTTCATTTAATCAGTAACTCATCAATTTTACTATTAGCGTATCAATTACCACTTGACATCATTTATGAGTTATTTATCTAATCACAttcttctctctctctctctctctcactctctctttctctcttgatttattgaaaattaatgcacttgtaatttattcaattattcaaaatcaaatttaatgatGACATAAGATATCGAATGAGTAGCtgatgaaaatgaattttgttattttgttatttattagcGATGTTTgtaaacaaaatgaaaaactgTTTTGGAGACAAGTAATTGAAAGAGAggataaaaaaagtctctgGAGAAAAGTGAATGTCTTGTAAAGACGCTCGAGTCACTCGAGGGTGACAAGACACGATGATAAGGGTTAATTTTGTAGTTGGATAGGAGCAGCGTTGAAGCTTACAGTAGCAGTGATGGTGATCCTCTCGAGGGTTGCTCGGGTGGGAGCGCTGTTGAGGCGAGGGTTGAAAAGGTTGGCGTTGGCATTGGCGGGCGAACTGAAGAGAGACAGAGGGTTCGAGAAGCCGGTGAGCGGGTGGTGTAGGTGGCGAGGATGAAAAGGCAAGTCGTTTGTAGGATGGACATGCTTGGACGAAAACATACGAGAGTTCTCCTACCTCCTACTCAACGCTAACTCAGTATAGTCGGCACTTTTGTTGGTGTTATGTGTTCATATCAGTTTAGTTGGTTTAGTTGTGATTCCTGCGCGTCTTCCGTGCGCGATTTACGCGCCTGCGCTCTCGCATTTACCTTCATTCAGTCTCAACCACCGCATCATCAGGATAACACTTGTTATACGATTAACTCATGGAGCTCGACAAAATATTTACTCTCGAATTAGTATCCAATTAATTTTCCAttcgatttgattttttttttcttttaacttaaaaatgataacataattttcaattaacgTTAAACAATGTGATTAACTAGTAGCttgctttttatttcatcaattaattatttatttattttaaaagtttattgtaataaaaataatgaagttaAAGTGTGTGTTGaagagtaattaataattcatctcGAAGATCCAACCGACTGTTtgtttactaatttattactGTAACGGAGTCAAGACGTTTAATGTCAGGCCACAAATTGGCCCCAAGATTAAACGTAAATCTTTACTAACCCCAGAGAAATACTACTGAGTGAGGTAGGGTTGCTTTCGCAAGCTAGATTTCGTTGAGAGAAAACTTAGTACGGATGACGTTGTACCGCTTTGACGAGATTCATTACTCCCCCTTTTTCCTTAAAAACCTCTTTTCCCTCctcttcttcctcttccttCTCCACCTCCTTCTTCCATCGCCTTATTCTCACGCTGAGCTTTACCCTCATTTTACCAACAAGGTTTTCCTGACTCCCGGTTTTCGCTCTTAGTTATCATCCCTTTCACATCGGAGAATAATTATTCGCCGTAGGCTGCCAGATAAAAGACGACTTTCCCCTGATACCGTTGAGTTCCCTCTTGTTACTCATTCTCTCTtcgtattattataataatagtagtagcagtattagtagtagtagtagtagtagatgTAGTTGGTACATGCAAATACCTTATCAAGATCCTCTTCATTTTAGTGTCGACACTCAACTGGTCTTTAGAGCCTTTAATAATCGCTTTCAAATGACTTAActgtatcaataaaataaagcctcgtttaatttttttcactttattgtttcataatatttacttttactctaagtaatttaatttaatttaaaattaaattttattaattaaaaattctttaaaagtttattcaagagctttcataattaattagagagttaaattattttatttcgtggaatttatataaaataaaataactgagcCAATTAATTAGCGTCGTTAAGTATTTGCTGTATATAAATTCGTTATTCGGaagtagtaattattattataagccACTGTTGTCCTGTAATTTTGTCGCTTGAGTTAATTATACGGCGTTCACGAATCGCCAGGTCTTTCGGAGTCTAATTAATCTCTGGGGATTGTTTGAATGGCGGTGACAAAAGGGTGGTACAGGAGACACAAGGAATACAAGGGTGTGCTAGATACCATCCTgtattatatacaataaagTGGGATCGTGATTTTAGCATGGACCGAGAATTACAGTACGTGCGGCTGGTAGCTCTCAAGGCGCTGGGAATTTCGATTATTCCAGAGTTTATGCGTAAACTTAATTACACCAAAGGGCTTTTCCAATGTACTATGAATACCAACGAGAATATTATCTCAATATAACTCCCTCCCAACTCATCCCTTTCACAAAGACTCgctgacaataaaaataataatttaatataacataattaattaaaattttgtaatccTTACAGATGGCCtgagtaaaaagaaaaaacgtaAGCTCAATAGTGTGGGAAACGTATACTCAGGTGTTTCAGTATCACAATTAATTGCACAACGTGAACGAGCTATTGCAGTTGCAGGCGCTACTGGAGTCCATGGTTTACCGTCACCTAATGGCTCTCaggtaatttcaatttattatatttaataaagcttttattgttttatatttttataataaaataattaataaattatttgattgcaGGTTTGGCCGATGACTGGTCTACCAGTTCAGCAGAATAATCAACAGATTGgccatcaattaattaattcctcTTCACAAAATATTGACACTAATAGTTGCGTTCTGAGGAACAACAAtaccaacaataataataataataataataataataataataataataatatacagcAGAGACTAAATTCCCACAATATGACGAGTATGTTGATGGGCAACCCGTTGATCATGAAtcaacaaacaaataattttaacaacatCAATAATATGAcacaacagcagcaacagtTGATGctgcaacagcagcagcagcagcaacagcagcagcaacaacagcaacaacagcagcaattAATGCAGCAGCACATGACACAGCATCATCAAAATGTTCTTGCTAATCAGTTGTCTCATCAGCAGTCATCGCACTACCAACTGAACCAGCTGAATGATCAGTCGGTACAGGTGATGCAGCAACAACACATCaatcagcagcagcaacagcagaTGCATCTTCAGATGCAAAAGCACACACAACATCACAATCAGGATCAgcaagttaattttaatgcaCATCACGATGGATTTATTCATCACATCCAGCCGCAAAACTCACAGAACCAGATGCATCAGCAAATGCATCCCCTGCATCAACATTCAATGCAATACCAGCAGCAGCAAACGAACCAGCAGCACATGATGCAGAATCAGATTGAGCAGTTTCACATGCttcaacaacagcagcaacagcaacaacaacagcagcagcaacaacaacagcagcagcaacaacaacagcagcaacatcAGCAACAGATGTCTCAGGTTTGCCAGCAGCCGATGCAATTTAATCATCAGGGTATGACGCATCACTTGAATGATATTGCGCAGCAGTCGAATGGACAACTTATTTCGCCAATGAACACTTCCGATGGCCAGCAACAGCATCAAAGGCATCGTACCCCGTCAATAAGTGCTGATGATGATATGAATGCCAAACAGTTGTctcagcagcagcaacaacaacaacagcaacagcaacaacaacatcagCAGCAGCAGTTGATGATGCATAACCACAACGTGCGGCATCACGTACAAAATAGCAACATGCAGAACATAAATCATGACAGTATGCAACGAATGTATCAGCACCAGATACAATTTACACGAAACTGTGATCccaataaaattacaatcgAACAGCAGAAGCAACAGAGCGGACAtcagcaacaacagcaacaacaacaccaacagcagcagcagcaacagtaTATGCTGGTCAGTCAGGCGGGAAGGAGTCCCACAAATATTAACAGCATCGACACTCAATCAATAGTCACTAATGGAGCTAACGGACAGCCGGGCCATCTTTTTAACCAAAGGAACCAGATGTGGGGTCAACAAACCCGTACTAATGTACCCTCGCATCAGTCATCACCCGCGGCGACTATCCACAACATAACGTGCAACAGTTTGGACCGCGTGCCGCCGCTCCACCACCACATTCCTCCCGCGACCGCCTGGAATGACGAAGTCGCACGGAAAAAAGCAAAGCCCAGCAAGTCCCTGGCTAAAAAGCAACGTCATCATATGGCCGAAATCAGGAGCATCGAGCAGCCCAGTCCTGGATCCGAAGATGACTTCAGTGATAAATCACAGCCTAATCAAATTGGATCTACggttaataataacattaacaataataataataataataataataatagtaatactaGTAGTAATAATAGCATCAACAATAACAGTAGTCCTAGTTTTCTTGATGATCCCAGTGGATATCTTGCCCAACAAACGGCTTTACTAAATAGTACAATATCAAGACAAACAGGTGTTAGTAGTAGtcaaataatgattaataatattaataatattaataataataataataataataaaatgccaTCTCAACAAGTTCACGGAAACAATAGTAGTTATATTATACATCAAAAGCCCTCGTCGGCGACAAGTCCAACAAGCTCATCGATTTGTAACACGGGTAAAAATCACGCAACTTCGCCGGTTGTAGTGCACAGCAGCATGACGCCCACGTCGATGGGCAACGCTAACGATTCAGACACTGGGTCATGTCATGGATGTGTGACAAGTGCAGATACTCAGCCTTACATGACCGATCAGTTCAAGCACCAGCAAATTCACCGGCAGTACGTCATGCACTCGGATCAGCGTGATGATCCGGTGACGTCGTCTACATACGGGGACAGATTCGCGGCGAACCAACAAATGGACTCGTGGCCAATACAAGGTGGGACTATCAGCACAAGTCACGGATCACCAGTCAGCATCAACAGTCCGGCGAACTCAGAAACTCCGGTGTCGTCGTTGTCACAACCAGCGACACCGCAGAGTCTTATTTCGTCACAGCCGTCGACACCGCATAGTTACTCCCAGCCACCTACGCCTCACTCCCACTCTCAGGTCCCGCCACCGCAGTCACTAACACCCGGTCAGCAGCCTTCGCAATCAtctattacaataaataacacAAGTgctaataatagcaataacaTAAATCAAGATCAAAGTCAAGCATCAAGTCTGTCAATGACAACAGCATCAAGTACGATATCACCGAGTTCATCGCCTTCTCAGGCGTCTATTTTAGGAGGAGGGTCTACTGCTGAAAGCGCATCACACTCGATCAGTCACAAGTCAGCCTCGCAAACGAGACAATCGACGACACCCGAAGGTTACGCGCCCCATCCACACAcgataaattcaattcaacgGATTTCTATGATCCCCTACAGTGGAAACCCGACTGTAATCACTACTATGGCAAGTGGGCATACCTTTAGCTCAAATACAATAACTTCCGTGCTTGCGGGTAGAGCTAATACAGCTACAGTGTCCATCAACACGCCTTCTGGGATTCATAACTCCGTGATACCAAATATTTTGTCCAGCAAATCCCACAGTAACACGTTATCAACACCGACAGCGAGCATTGTAGTCTCGTCGGCGCATCATTCGAACATGACCCCAATAATTCACAGTCAGTCTCAAACTATGGTGTCTAAGTCGCCACTGGAAATGGTCCAGAGTGTCGTGAGTAGTATCCAAGTTCCTCATGCTGTGAGTACTGGATCTTCGTTGCCACATAATCATCAAGAACAGTCGAACGTTCAAGTGCACAATGTCATTGCTTCTGGTGGAGTGCTGAAACACTCGAGCGGTTCAACTCTACCGCCGGGTCATATATTTGTGTCGAGCGGTGGACAATTGATAATGGCCAGCACGGGTTCTGGTATAAGCGGCGTAATGGCACCACCTCcgccaaaaataatttcaaatggcAGTTCTATGCCACCTCTCTCAGTCTCACCAATGGTAACTAGTGTGACTGGGGCTGTAAGTCAAGTCATACCGGCCGTTGGAGTAGCGCAACAAGTTATCGGACAGCCCACTGTGCTGGTCAATACTATTCAAACTCCCGTACTAATACAACCCGGTGTAATGACTATGGACAGCATTCACGGGCAAAATGTACAGATTCCTCATTTAACTGTAGCTACTGGCAACGTTTTACAAAACGCCCAATCAATACTTGAAGCTAATCAAGATGTCACCCGCGCTGTTACTAACAACCAGAATATCGTTAACCGACAGGCGAATCTCCTGAGTCCTGAGTCAACTATCACCAAGAAAAAAGTCTACAAGAAGCGCAAAAATAATTC
The sequence above is drawn from the Microplitis demolitor isolate Queensland-Clemson2020A chromosome 3, iyMicDemo2.1a, whole genome shotgun sequence genome and encodes:
- the LOC103574564 gene encoding homeobox protein 5 isoform X3; amino-acid sequence: MAGKPEQPISHPAPQNHVHQQHYQHHSLHLQQQQQQQQHLQHQQARRNHQSIQQQHINHHEAQGIQHNSVLVYVPGDNFAYATAVGHNAASSGYQPAQQHHHQQHQNPYSNVLPQVATQAIFSAKTNYNIGNSELVDSEIDQNADCCLGKSIELIACNVVADRHQQHQHQQQLKDEEDYNTTIYRNPLVGLTNGRATGSSSNVGKIDLGTLTNSIPGSSLGSAISPAQSDADSLSGTSDSGVVATATAATRSALPSSGAALVSNSGSGEHESNKTFPVAHQYEVTCNTTGVYSSSSITRLTGTENYQSTNAGNETGISGTLDENSRLTYVRSNSNAGGGSTVPNIFLGGIDAQQQQQQQRESCKSVRVNQDLLDVNRTCISGNSVGAGSAGCGGGDVIVVTSDPGCESVRSDTAESLYSSSLSSPDCQSLQSNDSVNNSSNNSVGSVQQAAHLVSNQLVINNNNNAQHSSNVALTMNGSVVAQHQQKQQQQQQQQQASIAVPRGWKRICTNGVIIYISPSSTALGSLDQLKEYLTTAGTCKCGLECPLRPEQVFNFDPKVVTRPWSPEQGKTREMTKLCNHKRKLLLPVAAASPVASCTPVVSSSTLPVPGPPAINARADSPTSSDKLKKDGLSKKKKRKLNSVGNVYSGVSVSQLIAQRERAIAVAGATGVHGLPSPNGSQVWPMTGLPVQQNNQQIGHQLINSSSQNIDTNSCVLRNNNTNNNNNNNNNNNNNNNIQQRLNSHNMTSMLMGNPLIMNQQTNNFNNINNMTQQQQQLMLQQQQQQQQQQQQQQQQQQLMQQHMTQHHQNVLANQLSHQQSSHYQLNQLNDQSVQVMQQQHINQQQQQQMHLQMQKHTQHHNQDQQVNFNAHHDGFIHHIQPQNSQNQMHQQMHPLHQHSMQYQQQQTNQQHMMQNQIEQFHMLQQQQQQQQQQQQQQQQQQQQQQQQHQQQMSQVCQQPMQFNHQGMTHHLNDIAQQSNGQLISPMNTSDGQQQHQRHRTPSISADDDMNAKQLSQQQQQQQQQQQQQHQQQQLMMHNHNVRHHVQNSNMQNINHDSMQRMYQHQIQFTRNCDPNKITIEQQKQQSGHQQQQQQQHQQQQQQQYMLVSQAGRSPTNINSIDTQSIVTNGANGQPGHLFNQRNQMWGQQTRTNVPSHQSSPAATIHNITCNSLDRVPPLHHHIPPATAWNDEVARKKAKPSKSLAKKQRHHMAEIRSIEQPSPGSEDDFSDKSQPNQIGSTVNNNINNNNNNNNNNSNTSSNNSINNNSSPSFLDDPSGYLAQQTALLNSTISRQTGVSSSQIMINNINNINNNNNNNKMPSQQVHGNNSSYIIHQKPSSATSPTSSSICNTGKNHATSPVVVHSSMTPTSMGNANDSDTGSCHGCVTSADTQPYMTDQFKHQQIHRQYVMHSDQRDDPVTSSTYGDRFAANQQMDSWPIQGGTISTSHGSPVSINSPANSETPVSSLSQPATPQSLISSQPSTPHSYSQPPTPHSHSQVPPPQSLTPGQQPSQSSITINNTSANNSNNINQDQSQASSLSMTTASSTISPSSSPSQASILGGGSTAESASHSISHKSASQTRQSTTPEGYAPHPHTINSIQRISMIPYSGNPTVITTMASGHTFSSNTITSVLAGRANTATVSINTPSGIHNSVIPNILSSKSHSNTLSTPTASIVVSSAHHSNMTPIIHSQSQTMVSKSPLEMVQSVVSSIQVPHAVSTGSSLPHNHQEQSNVQVHNVIASGGVLKHSSGSTLPPGHIFVSSGGQLIMASTGSGISGVMAPPPPKIISNGSSMPPLSVSPMVTSVTGAVSQVIPAVGVAQQVIGQPTVLVNTIQTPVLIQPGVMTMDSIHGQNVQIPHLTVATGNVLQNAQSILEANQDVTRAVTNNQNIVNRQANLLSPESTITKKKVYKKRKNNSQTVASMLHIASSQQNTGMLMQSQSNFAQQNFQTQSIGGPMLQALTIVPGKGGAPAQLVMNGQTGATSAQFNTQQIITNPQPTQQINLLQPVNLLNGATGMVQNFPTIQQFIVPGLGSMVMSADGTATLLQDTGNLGMQLQIQNVNGQNVLTPIQSHSGIFSPSQSILAAGPAGMVIRAPQAAGGKLIQQHSPGTQFLSSNSGQFLVNGTTSFSNQLSPIVANVSPNQQMTFNTSQVRPSNIQGQQEFIQMNGQTLMVPCGTAQNIAVSSASNQQNTTFVQQNTTIVQQQTTMVSNNQIPDFQSVATSNGNVDQSLNLDHNQYILSAGMIQGKSPSSPKSTISSPSSEQSVEQIQQQQFSLTSTSGNKNNNNNSSSGSVGIIIDQNGQQADQLSPSMVRHSVSTQTAGNQANNAQSAIMRQGSPPDTTTHSPGNSQRSNSPAVDTTSHGAASPAPPISARHHSSTPMVHCISSSEPDSGDIQNPNDDWRIQGITTKELAMSQVGLQHGKTYVESTVTTGIQIYTPETLKQTEGVVSTVRCEGREHTLGQGIKRKLDSIHSMHSTLHEDQDEIVN